One Streptomyces sp. V4I8 genomic window carries:
- a CDS encoding MFS transporter, translated as MASTVTTEPSKDSPASSRPGYGQLLRTRGAWTFLLPGFAARQPFAMLTISIVLLVQHTTGSYGAAGAAAAVTGVSMALFAPYSGRLADRYGQRAVLLPGVLVHVLSGLTLTALALAEAPLWALFVAAVPTGASVPQIGPMVRARWGVKLQGSPLMTTAAAFESVTDELTFVVGPLLATALCTAVDPAAGLVTEAALTLLGGLLFAAQKSTQPSVTVAGHARVEHVSALRIPGVRVLIVTFLGIGSVFGGMQVSLAAFTESIGEPGLNGVLYGTFAAGNMLSGVVCGAIAWKVAPQRRILVGYAALALAASGLWAAHSVLVLAALGLLVGMCIAPALITGYTLVESLVPAGARTEAFTWLTGAVALGQAAAVTAAGQLEDRFWGGAGFLVPMGGTLLALATLVALRSRLVARPRGRTVARGVGHRVPVAVD; from the coding sequence GTGGCATCCACGGTCACCACCGAGCCGTCGAAGGACTCGCCGGCCTCCTCCCGCCCGGGATACGGACAGCTGCTGCGCACCCGCGGCGCCTGGACGTTCCTGCTCCCCGGCTTCGCGGCGCGCCAGCCGTTCGCGATGCTGACCATCTCCATCGTGCTGCTCGTGCAGCACACCACCGGCTCCTACGGCGCCGCGGGCGCCGCGGCGGCCGTCACCGGCGTCTCCATGGCACTGTTCGCGCCCTACAGCGGCCGCCTCGCCGACCGCTACGGGCAGCGCGCCGTCCTCCTGCCCGGCGTCCTCGTGCACGTGCTGTCCGGTCTGACGCTGACGGCGCTCGCGCTGGCGGAGGCGCCCCTGTGGGCGCTCTTCGTGGCGGCCGTGCCGACCGGCGCCTCGGTACCGCAGATCGGCCCCATGGTGCGGGCCCGCTGGGGCGTGAAGCTCCAGGGCTCGCCCCTGATGACGACGGCCGCGGCCTTCGAGTCGGTCACCGACGAGCTGACCTTCGTCGTCGGCCCGCTGCTGGCCACCGCCCTGTGCACCGCCGTCGACCCGGCCGCGGGCCTGGTCACGGAGGCCGCGCTCACGCTGCTGGGCGGTCTGCTGTTCGCCGCGCAGAAGAGCACCCAGCCGTCGGTCACCGTCGCCGGGCACGCACGCGTGGAGCACGTTTCCGCGCTGCGCATCCCTGGGGTGCGCGTGCTGATCGTGACCTTCCTCGGCATCGGCTCCGTCTTCGGCGGCATGCAGGTCTCGCTGGCCGCGTTCACCGAGTCGATCGGCGAGCCCGGCCTGAACGGCGTCCTGTACGGCACCTTCGCCGCGGGCAACATGCTCTCCGGCGTCGTCTGCGGCGCCATCGCGTGGAAGGTGGCCCCGCAGCGCCGCATCCTCGTCGGATACGCCGCCCTCGCGCTGGCCGCGTCCGGCCTGTGGGCCGCGCACTCGGTGCTCGTCCTGGCCGCCCTCGGACTGCTCGTGGGCATGTGCATCGCGCCCGCGCTGATCACCGGCTACACGCTGGTCGAGAGCCTGGTCCCGGCCGGGGCCCGCACCGAGGCCTTCACCTGGCTCACGGGTGCGGTGGCGCTCGGCCAGGCCGCCGCGGTCACTGCGGCCGGACAGCTGGAGGACCGCTTCTGGGGCGGTGCCGGGTTCCTGGTGCCGATGGGCGGGACGTTGCTCGCGCTGGCGACCCTGGTGGCGCTGCGTTCACGCCTGGTGGCGCGGCCCCGCGGCCGGACCGTCGCACGTGGCGTGGGTCACCGCGTGCCGGTGGCAGTGGACTGA
- a CDS encoding RcpC/CpaB family pilus assembly protein, giving the protein MSVARSFPPPFPSSFPSSRPSSSPAAPLPLGTDAPAICEVPHFAPVRVRGGRYQLRRLLRHRRRAAAVGLAVTAAALVAAGPGKAGPARGHPVAEPVRQHRAVERVSAPVRIADGATVRLLRPGDRVDVIAAEESATGGDARVVARGARVSKVPEMPEAPESLDAASGSGALVVLSVPRSTAARLAGASATARLAVTLC; this is encoded by the coding sequence GTGTCCGTTGCTCGGTCGTTTCCTCCCCCCTTCCCCTCCTCCTTCCCTTCCTCCCGTCCTTCCTCCTCCCCCGCTGCTCCGCTGCCGCTGGGCACGGACGCCCCGGCGATCTGCGAGGTGCCGCACTTCGCCCCCGTACGGGTGCGCGGCGGGCGGTATCAGCTGCGCCGGCTCCTACGGCACCGGAGGCGGGCCGCGGCGGTGGGGCTCGCCGTCACCGCGGCCGCGCTCGTGGCAGCGGGTCCCGGGAAAGCCGGCCCGGCACGCGGGCATCCGGTGGCGGAGCCGGTACGCCAACACCGGGCCGTCGAGCGGGTGTCCGCCCCGGTGCGGATCGCCGACGGGGCCACCGTGCGGTTGCTGCGGCCCGGTGACCGGGTCGATGTGATCGCCGCGGAGGAGAGCGCGACGGGCGGGGACGCTCGGGTGGTCGCGCGAGGCGCGCGGGTGTCGAAGGTTCCGGAGATGCCGGAGGCGCCGGAGTCACTGGACGCCGCGAGCGGGAGCGGGGCCCTGGTCGTGCTGTCGGTGCCACGCTCCACCGCGGCGCGCCTCGCGGGCGCGAGCGCTACGGCAAGGCTGGCGGTGACGCTGTGCTGA
- the mscL gene encoding large conductance mechanosensitive channel protein MscL, producing the protein MSEKKDPGIWDGFKAFLMRGNVVDLAVAVVIGAAFTNIVNAVVKGIINPLVGAIGTKNLDHYSSCLSSACEGERGIQILWGSVLGAALSFVITAAVVYFLVVLPMAKYLARVEARRKAKEGTQEVIELTELEVLKEIRDALVAQRGSGHNQQ; encoded by the coding sequence GTGAGCGAGAAGAAGGATCCGGGCATCTGGGACGGCTTCAAGGCCTTCCTGATGCGCGGGAACGTCGTCGACCTGGCGGTAGCGGTGGTCATCGGCGCCGCGTTCACCAACATCGTGAACGCGGTGGTGAAGGGGATCATCAACCCGCTGGTCGGAGCGATCGGCACCAAGAACCTCGATCACTACAGCTCGTGCCTGAGTTCGGCGTGCGAAGGCGAGCGGGGCATTCAGATCCTGTGGGGATCCGTCCTCGGCGCGGCCCTCAGCTTCGTGATCACCGCGGCCGTCGTCTACTTCCTGGTGGTCCTGCCCATGGCGAAGTACCTGGCGCGCGTGGAGGCCCGACGCAAGGCGAAGGAGGGCACGCAGGAAGTCATCGAGTTGACCGAGCTGGAGGTCCTCAAGGAGATCCGCGACGCGCTGGTCGCCCAGCGCGGCTCGGGGCACAACCAGCAGTAA
- a CDS encoding low temperature requirement protein A: MTSSSTPPPDSPRPPGHRRPLRRLTARGRGEAHRAATPLELFFDLCFVVAIAQAGMQLVHAVAEGHAGEGILNYAMVFFAIWWAWMNFTWFASAYDNDDILYRVVTLIQIAGVLVLAAGVSRAFEEHEYLAVVLGYVIMRLALVTQWLRVARSSEGPERTMALRYAGGVLLCQIGWVGLVVLPEDARPWVFLVMAVLEMCVPPYAEKDHPTSWHPRHIAERYGLFTIIVLGETIAAATVAVKTGIDENDALGDLLPIAAGGLLIIFAAWWIYFVVPIHGHLRSNKQAFLWGYGHYVVFASAAAIGAGLEVAVEQAVGKAHISTLAASAAVTLPTALYLLTVWALHSRYFKVGLAQQLVLPTTALLVICCTFLGDWAVLAAGLVSAGAVATGETLTARRAGRVNREPTAPAV; encoded by the coding sequence ATGACGTCCAGTTCGACACCCCCGCCGGACTCCCCCCGCCCGCCCGGACACCGCCGCCCCCTGCGCCGGCTCACGGCCCGGGGCAGGGGTGAGGCACACCGGGCCGCCACTCCGCTGGAGCTCTTCTTCGACCTGTGTTTCGTCGTGGCCATCGCCCAGGCGGGCATGCAACTGGTGCACGCCGTCGCGGAGGGGCACGCGGGCGAGGGGATCCTCAACTACGCGATGGTGTTCTTCGCCATCTGGTGGGCCTGGATGAACTTCACCTGGTTCGCCTCGGCCTACGACAACGACGACATCCTCTACCGGGTCGTCACCCTGATCCAGATCGCCGGGGTGCTGGTCCTGGCGGCCGGGGTCTCCCGGGCGTTCGAGGAGCACGAGTACCTGGCGGTGGTGCTGGGCTATGTGATCATGCGGCTCGCGCTCGTGACGCAGTGGCTGCGCGTGGCCAGGTCGAGCGAGGGCCCGGAACGGACGATGGCCCTGCGGTACGCCGGCGGTGTGCTGCTGTGCCAGATCGGCTGGGTGGGCCTGGTGGTGCTGCCCGAGGACGCCAGGCCCTGGGTGTTCCTGGTGATGGCGGTCCTGGAGATGTGTGTGCCGCCGTACGCGGAGAAGGACCACCCCACCTCCTGGCATCCGCGCCATATCGCCGAGCGGTACGGACTGTTCACGATCATCGTGCTCGGCGAGACCATCGCGGCGGCCACGGTCGCCGTGAAGACCGGCATCGACGAGAACGACGCGTTGGGCGACCTGCTGCCGATCGCCGCGGGCGGACTGCTGATCATCTTCGCCGCCTGGTGGATCTACTTCGTGGTGCCGATCCACGGTCATCTGCGCTCCAACAAGCAGGCGTTCCTGTGGGGCTACGGCCACTACGTGGTCTTCGCCTCGGCGGCCGCGATCGGCGCGGGGCTGGAGGTGGCGGTCGAGCAGGCCGTCGGGAAGGCGCACATCTCGACGCTGGCCGCGTCGGCGGCGGTGACCCTGCCGACGGCGCTCTATCTGCTCACCGTCTGGGCGCTGCACTCGCGTTACTTCAAGGTGGGCCTCGCCCAGCAGCTGGTGCTGCCGACCACCGCCCTGCTGGTGATCTGCTGCACGTTCCTGGGCGACTGGGCGGTGCTCGCGGCCGGCCTCGTCTCGGCGGGGGCGGTGGCGACCGGGGAGACGCTGACGGCACGCAGGGCGGGCCGGGTGAACAGGGAGCCGACGGCACCGGCCGTCTGA
- a CDS encoding P1 family peptidase, whose product MTVDALTDVAGLRVGHATRIGDGWLTGTTVVLAPEGGAVAAVDVRGGGPGTKETDALDPRNLVQKVEAIVLTGGSAYGLDAASGVMAWLEERRRGVRVGVDPAHVVPVVPAACVFDLGRGGDFRARPDAALGRAAVEAAAASAVGEPVREGGVGAGTGATVGPLKGGIGTASTVLESGITVAALVVANAAGAAVDPETGVLYGELFQGRVTYPEAEIHEAARRSLAEIAAKNAPPPLNTTLAVVATDADLSKAQAQKLAGTAHDGIARAVRPVHLLNDGDTVFALATGERPLDAGHPLALNELLAAGADAVTRAIVRAVRAAESVDGPGGVWPSYGELYGGADGRR is encoded by the coding sequence ATGACAGTTGACGCTCTGACAGATGTCGCGGGGCTGCGGGTGGGGCACGCGACGCGCATCGGCGACGGTTGGCTCACCGGCACCACGGTCGTCCTCGCGCCCGAGGGCGGGGCCGTCGCCGCCGTGGACGTGCGCGGTGGCGGTCCCGGCACCAAGGAGACGGACGCCCTCGATCCGCGCAACCTGGTGCAGAAGGTCGAGGCGATCGTGCTGACCGGGGGCAGCGCGTACGGGCTCGACGCGGCGTCCGGGGTGATGGCCTGGCTGGAGGAACGGCGGCGCGGGGTGCGGGTCGGGGTGGATCCGGCGCATGTCGTGCCGGTCGTGCCCGCGGCCTGCGTCTTCGACCTCGGCCGCGGCGGCGACTTCCGGGCGAGGCCGGACGCGGCCCTCGGGCGGGCGGCGGTCGAGGCGGCGGCGGCGAGCGCGGTGGGGGAGCCCGTGCGGGAGGGTGGTGTGGGCGCCGGCACGGGAGCGACGGTCGGGCCGTTGAAGGGCGGGATCGGCACGGCGAGCACCGTGCTGGAGTCGGGGATCACCGTGGCCGCCCTGGTGGTGGCCAACGCGGCGGGGGCGGCGGTGGATCCGGAAACCGGCGTGCTGTACGGGGAGTTGTTCCAGGGACGGGTGACTTACCCGGAGGCGGAGATCCACGAGGCCGCGCGCCGGAGCCTCGCCGAGATCGCGGCGAAGAACGCGCCGCCTCCGCTGAACACCACGCTCGCGGTGGTCGCCACCGACGCGGACCTGTCGAAGGCACAGGCGCAGAAGCTGGCCGGTACGGCGCACGACGGTATCGCGCGTGCCGTGCGGCCGGTGCATCTGCTCAACGACGGGGACACCGTGTTCGCGCTGGCCACCGGGGAACGCCCGCTCGACGCCGGGCATCCCCTCGCGCTGAACGAGCTTCTCGCGGCGGGCGCGGACGCGGTGACGCGCGCGATCGTGCGGGCCGTGCGCGCGGCCGAGTCGGTGGACGGTCCGGGTGGAGTGTGGCCGTCGTACGGAGAGTTGTACGGGGGTGCCGACGGCCGGCGCTAG
- a CDS encoding DUF6227 family protein, whose translation MSVPYETAAYEPPESPESPEEHLARLLGRALNSFELPDETIRRLDCALAHDSSLHSAHHSAGLHRETYRHTWLLADGSALTLWELVHNTARGHDPQHEVYVDEEELRAATSRLPLPPDAPDFELPLTVQLSPIPTPRHAYVPDGSADHARRLLRRAENTDRPDAETAALLATAFAHQITQAFGRPRRAARAGLCFSLYEHAFLLRDGREVSLWEVEHTATPDGRHMCEVYVSEDTAREAMERRAAQVS comes from the coding sequence TTGAGCGTTCCGTACGAGACGGCAGCGTACGAACCACCCGAGTCGCCCGAGTCTCCGGAGGAGCACCTCGCGCGACTCCTCGGCCGCGCCCTGAACTCCTTCGAGCTGCCCGACGAGACGATACGGCGGCTCGACTGTGCGCTGGCTCACGACAGCTCGCTGCACTCCGCGCACCACAGCGCGGGGCTGCACCGCGAGACGTATCGGCACACCTGGCTGCTCGCCGATGGTTCGGCGCTCACACTGTGGGAGCTCGTCCACAACACCGCGCGGGGCCATGACCCGCAGCACGAGGTGTACGTCGACGAGGAGGAGCTGCGCGCCGCGACCTCCCGGCTGCCGCTGCCGCCGGACGCGCCGGACTTCGAACTGCCGTTGACGGTACAGCTTTCGCCGATTCCGACGCCCCGGCACGCGTATGTGCCGGACGGCTCGGCGGATCACGCGCGCCGGCTGCTGCGCCGGGCGGAGAACACCGACCGACCGGACGCGGAGACGGCCGCGCTGCTGGCCACGGCGTTCGCGCACCAGATCACCCAGGCCTTCGGGCGCCCGCGCCGTGCGGCGCGCGCCGGGCTGTGCTTCTCCCTCTACGAGCACGCCTTCCTGCTGCGCGACGGCCGGGAGGTCTCCCTCTGGGAGGTCGAGCACACGGCGACGCCCGACGGGCGGCACATGTGCGAGGTGTACGTCAGCGAGGACACGGCGCGCGAGGCGATGGAGCGGCGGGCGGCGCAGGTTTCGTAA
- a CDS encoding S-methyl-5'-thioadenosine phosphorylase, with amino-acid sequence MANKANVELGVIGGSGFYSFLDDVTEIQVDTPYGPPSDSLFLGEIAGRRVAFLPRHGRGHHLPPHRINYRANLWALRSLGARQVLGPCAVGGLRPEYGPGTLLVPDQLVDRTKSRVGTYFDGLPLPDGTVPNVVHVSLADPYCPTGRAAALKAARGRDWEPVDGGTLVVVEGPRFSTRAESLWHQAQGWSVVGMTGHPEAALARELELCYTSLTLVTDLDAGAETGEGVSHDEVLRVFAANVDRLRGVLFDAVAALPANEERDCLCATALGAMDPGFALP; translated from the coding sequence ATGGCGAACAAGGCGAACGTCGAACTCGGCGTGATCGGTGGCTCCGGCTTCTACTCGTTCCTCGACGACGTGACCGAGATACAGGTGGACACCCCGTACGGGCCGCCCAGCGACTCCCTCTTCCTCGGCGAGATCGCCGGCCGGCGGGTCGCCTTCCTACCCCGGCACGGACGCGGCCACCATCTGCCGCCGCACCGGATCAACTACCGGGCCAACCTGTGGGCGCTGCGCTCGCTCGGCGCACGCCAGGTCCTCGGCCCGTGCGCGGTCGGCGGCCTGCGCCCCGAATACGGTCCGGGGACGCTGCTCGTGCCGGACCAGCTGGTCGACCGCACGAAGTCCCGGGTGGGGACGTACTTCGACGGGCTGCCGCTGCCCGACGGCACCGTGCCGAACGTGGTGCACGTCTCCCTCGCCGACCCCTACTGCCCCACCGGCCGCGCGGCCGCCCTGAAGGCGGCGCGGGGACGGGACTGGGAGCCGGTCGACGGCGGCACGCTGGTCGTGGTCGAGGGACCCCGCTTCTCGACCCGTGCCGAATCGTTGTGGCACCAGGCGCAGGGCTGGTCGGTGGTGGGCATGACCGGCCACCCCGAGGCGGCGCTCGCCCGTGAACTCGAACTCTGCTACACGTCGTTGACGCTGGTCACCGACCTCGACGCGGGCGCCGAGACCGGCGAGGGCGTCTCGCACGACGAGGTGCTGCGGGTGTTCGCGGCGAACGTGGACCGGCTGCGGGGCGTGCTCTTCGACGCGGTGGCCGCGCTGCCGGCGAACGAGGAGCGGGACTGTCTGTGCGCGACGGCGCTGGGTGCGATGGATCCGGGGTTCGCGCTGCCGTAG
- a CDS encoding FmdB family zinc ribbon protein: MPTYQYQCTACGEGLEAVQKFTDDALTECPSCQGRLKKVFSAVGIVFKGSGFYRNDSRGSSSSSSPASSSKSSTSSSSDSSSSSSASSSSSSSDSKSSSAGSSSSSSAA, translated from the coding sequence GTGCCCACCTATCAGTACCAGTGCACCGCGTGCGGCGAGGGTCTCGAAGCGGTGCAGAAGTTCACCGACGACGCCCTGACCGAGTGCCCCAGCTGCCAGGGTCGCCTCAAGAAGGTGTTCTCCGCGGTCGGCATCGTCTTCAAGGGCTCCGGCTTCTACCGCAACGACAGCCGCGGCTCCTCGTCGAGCAGCTCGCCGGCGTCGTCGTCGAAGTCGTCGACGTCCTCCTCGTCCGACTCGTCCTCTTCCTCCTCGGCGTCGTCGTCTTCGTCGTCCTCGGACTCGAAGTCGTCGAGCGCGGGCTCGTCCTCCAGCAGCTCCGCCGCGTAA
- a CDS encoding Ig-like domain-containing protein: MTTPDIAARRALGACAALMIGALTLTACGGSANADHEDGKGGNDSSSTSAAKIAISAKDGSTGASINTTGVRVSDGKLTDVKMTVAGSGQAVPGSLAADGASWKPEEQLERGTKYQISATAKDEDGRTASADSRFTTVSPDNSFIGTYTPDSGTTVGVGMPVSFNFDKAISDKKAVQSHIQVTSSSGQQVVGHWFGTQRLDFRPEEYWKAGSKVTMKIDLDGVEGANGVYGVQKKTVTFTVGRSQVSTVDVDTQTMTVVRDGRTIKSVPISAGSSEFSTYNGQMVISEKYKKLRMDSRTVNLADAYDIKDVPNAMRLTQSGTFLHGNYWYNKGNPPFGRQGTSHGCVGLQDVRGGQGDTPSKWFYDNSMLGDVVIVKNSPDKQVTPDNGLNGWNMPWSQWVAGSAA; encoded by the coding sequence GTGACAACGCCGGACATAGCAGCGCGGCGCGCCCTGGGGGCCTGTGCCGCCCTGATGATCGGCGCTCTGACGCTCACCGCCTGCGGTGGGAGCGCCAACGCCGACCACGAGGACGGGAAGGGCGGCAACGACTCATCCAGTACCTCCGCCGCGAAGATCGCGATCTCGGCGAAGGACGGCTCGACCGGTGCGTCGATCAACACGACCGGTGTGCGCGTCAGTGACGGCAAGCTGACCGACGTGAAGATGACGGTGGCGGGGAGCGGGCAGGCCGTGCCGGGCTCCCTGGCCGCCGACGGGGCCAGCTGGAAGCCCGAGGAGCAGCTGGAGCGGGGGACGAAGTACCAGATATCGGCCACCGCGAAGGATGAGGACGGGCGTACCGCCTCGGCCGACTCCCGCTTCACCACAGTCTCGCCGGACAACAGTTTCATCGGGACGTACACGCCCGACAGCGGCACCACGGTCGGTGTCGGCATGCCGGTCTCGTTCAACTTCGACAAGGCGATCAGCGACAAGAAGGCCGTGCAGTCGCACATCCAGGTCACCTCCAGCAGCGGCCAGCAGGTGGTCGGGCACTGGTTCGGGACACAGCGGCTCGACTTCCGGCCCGAGGAGTACTGGAAGGCCGGCTCCAAGGTCACGATGAAGATCGACCTGGACGGCGTCGAGGGCGCGAACGGCGTCTACGGTGTGCAGAAGAAGACGGTCACCTTCACCGTCGGCCGCTCACAGGTGTCCACCGTCGACGTCGACACGCAGACGATGACGGTCGTGCGCGACGGCAGGACGATCAAGTCGGTGCCGATCTCGGCGGGCAGCTCGGAGTTCTCCACCTACAACGGGCAGATGGTGATCTCCGAGAAGTACAAGAAGCTGCGCATGGACAGCCGCACGGTCAACCTCGCCGACGCGTACGACATCAAGGACGTGCCCAACGCGATGCGCCTGACGCAGTCGGGGACCTTCCTGCACGGCAACTACTGGTACAACAAGGGCAATCCGCCCTTCGGCCGCCAGGGCACCAGCCACGGCTGCGTCGGCCTTCAGGACGTGCGGGGCGGGCAGGGGGACACGCCCTCCAAGTGGTTCTACGACAACTCGATGCTCGGCGACGTGGTGATCGTCAAGAACTCCCCCGACAAGCAGGTGACGCCGGACAACGGCCTCAACGGCTGGAACATGCCGTGGAGCCAGTGGGTCGCGGGCAGCGCCGCCTGA
- a CDS encoding fructose-specific PTS transporter subunit EIIC, with protein sequence MSDMITADLVDLDLSADTKEAAARALAERMVALGRVTDLDGFLADVAAREAQMPTGLDGGIGIPHCRSTHVTEPTLAFGRSAAGIDFGAADGPADLIFLIAAPAGADDAHLTILSSLARQLMNAEFTDALRSAGDAASAAALIRGEEPPAADAADSAPSEDSVASSVAASTDAATGTTTPAEGTPVDTPGDRPFRIVAVTSCPTGIAHTYMAAESLENAGREAGVDLVVETQGSAGFTRLDPAVIEAADGVIFAHDVAVREKDRFAGKPTIDVGVKAGINRPAELIAEVRAKAERGEVTAAARPGAGTPVDRAGEAGEGYGSKLRKWLMSGVSYMVPFVAAGGLLIALGFAIGGYQINEAPSVTKHFDWGQVDSWGALLFQIGAAAFGFLVPVLAGYIAYGMADRPGLVPGFVGGAISVTIGAGFLGGLVAGLIAGGVVLGIQRIDIPPVLRGIMPVVVIPLVSSAVVGFLMFVVIGKPISEAQKGLTDWLNSLSGTNAILLGVLLGLMMCFDLGGPVNKVAYTFATAGISVAAPSDSAMKIMAAVMAAGMVPPLGMAVATTIRKKLFTAAERENGKAAWVLGASFISEGAIPFAAADPLRVIPASMAGGAVTGALTMAFGSTLRAPHGGIWVTFLIGKPFLYLLAIAAGTAVTAGLVIVLKGMRKTAPEGASTAGSPAATAAEAKQPVAA encoded by the coding sequence ATGAGCGACATGATCACCGCGGACCTGGTCGATCTCGACCTGTCCGCCGATACCAAGGAAGCGGCGGCGCGTGCCCTCGCCGAGCGCATGGTCGCCCTGGGCCGGGTGACCGACCTGGACGGCTTCCTCGCCGACGTGGCCGCCCGTGAGGCACAGATGCCCACCGGCCTCGACGGCGGCATCGGCATCCCGCACTGCCGCAGCACGCACGTCACCGAGCCGACGCTCGCCTTCGGGCGCAGCGCCGCCGGCATCGACTTCGGCGCGGCGGACGGTCCCGCCGACCTGATCTTCCTCATCGCCGCCCCGGCGGGCGCCGACGACGCCCATCTGACGATCCTGTCGTCGCTGGCCCGGCAGCTGATGAACGCCGAGTTCACGGACGCGCTGCGGTCGGCGGGCGACGCGGCGTCCGCCGCGGCGCTGATCCGGGGCGAGGAGCCCCCGGCGGCCGACGCCGCCGATTCCGCTCCCTCCGAAGACTCCGTGGCGTCGTCGGTGGCGGCCTCCACCGACGCCGCCACGGGCACCACCACCCCCGCCGAGGGCACCCCGGTCGACACGCCCGGCGACCGCCCCTTCCGTATCGTCGCCGTCACCTCCTGCCCGACCGGCATCGCCCACACGTACATGGCGGCCGAGTCGCTGGAGAACGCGGGCCGCGAGGCGGGCGTCGACCTCGTCGTCGAGACGCAGGGCTCGGCCGGCTTCACCCGGCTCGACCCGGCCGTCATCGAGGCGGCGGACGGCGTGATCTTCGCCCACGACGTGGCCGTACGGGAGAAGGACCGGTTCGCCGGGAAGCCGACCATCGACGTCGGCGTGAAGGCGGGCATCAACCGCCCGGCCGAACTCATCGCCGAGGTCCGCGCCAAGGCCGAGCGCGGCGAGGTCACCGCCGCCGCCCGGCCCGGCGCCGGCACTCCGGTGGACCGGGCGGGCGAGGCCGGCGAGGGCTACGGCAGCAAACTGCGCAAGTGGCTGATGTCCGGCGTGAGTTACATGGTCCCGTTCGTCGCGGCCGGCGGTCTGCTGATCGCCCTCGGCTTCGCGATCGGCGGCTACCAGATCAACGAGGCCCCGTCGGTCACCAAGCACTTCGACTGGGGCCAGGTCGACAGCTGGGGCGCGCTGCTGTTCCAGATCGGCGCGGCGGCCTTCGGCTTCCTCGTCCCGGTCCTCGCCGGATACATCGCGTACGGCATGGCGGACCGGCCAGGACTCGTGCCCGGCTTCGTCGGCGGCGCGATCTCCGTGACGATCGGCGCCGGGTTCCTCGGCGGTCTGGTCGCCGGTCTCATCGCCGGTGGAGTGGTCCTCGGTATCCAGCGGATCGACATCCCACCGGTGCTGCGCGGCATCATGCCGGTGGTGGTGATCCCGCTGGTCTCCTCGGCGGTAGTCGGCTTCCTGATGTTCGTGGTGATCGGCAAGCCGATCTCCGAGGCGCAGAAGGGCCTGACCGACTGGCTGAACAGCCTCTCCGGCACCAACGCCATCCTGCTCGGCGTGCTGCTCGGCCTGATGATGTGCTTCGACCTCGGCGGCCCGGTCAACAAGGTGGCCTACACCTTCGCCACGGCCGGCATCTCGGTCGCGGCGCCCAGCGACTCCGCGATGAAGATCATGGCCGCCGTGATGGCCGCGGGCATGGTCCCGCCGCTGGGCATGGCCGTGGCCACCACCATCCGCAAGAAGCTGTTCACCGCGGCCGAGCGCGAGAACGGCAAGGCGGCCTGGGTGCTGGGCGCCTCCTTCATCTCCGAGGGCGCGATCCCGTTCGCGGCGGCCGACCCGCTGCGCGTGATCCCGGCCTCGATGGCGGGCGGCGCGGTCACCGGCGCGCTGACCATGGCCTTCGGCTCGACCCTGCGCGCCCCGCACGGCGGCATCTGGGTCACCTTCCTGATCGGCAAGCCGTTCCTGTACCTGCTGGCCATCGCGGCCGGTACGGCGGTCACGGCGGGCCTGGTCATCGTCCTGAAGGGCATGCGCAAGACGGCCCCGGAGGGCGCCTCGACCGCCGGGTCCCCGGCGGCCACCGCCGCGGAGGCGAAGCAGCCGGTGGCCGCGTAA